In Candidatus Woesearchaeota archaeon, the DNA window ATTACAATATTTTCTATAACAAAATTGTAATTCCGGAAATTAAAAAGCGCTCTAAGAAAGACAGCATATTAGTTATTGCCATGGATTTCTCAACTGAAGAGCGGCTGAAAAAGGCAGGAATAGAGTTTAAACGGCTTTCAGAATACCGTCTTGAAAAGATTGAAAGGGAAGCTGGGCAGAAATCAATGGATTTTGCAGGTTCAATCCCTGAAAAAAATCCGCTTCTTAAGGAGGCAGTTAATTATCGCGGAATATCTCTGTGGGATTCTGACATCATAGACATATGGGAATCTTTTTTTCTGGGTATAGTGACTAATATTGATTCTCTTAAGGCGATTATCAAGAATGAAAAGCCAAAAAAGATTTTGCTTTTTGACTCAAGCTCAGAATTCGGGATGCTTGCAAAAGGCGTTGCTCTCAAGGAAAAAATCCCGCTGATTGATAAAACCCCGTTAATTGCCAGGATTAAGAGCGGAATAATACGGTTTGGCGGAAGAATCGCCATAAAAAAGCTGGGAGAGTATTCCTGTGAAGTTAGGCGACTTAGGAGGATAAGAAGTAAACGATGGGATTCTTCAGAGGAAAAAGCCGGAAAAGTGGTAATTTTCACAAATTCTCCAAGAACCCTTAAGCTTACCCTGCCCTGGGCAAAGATGATGAAAAAGTGTCCGGTTGAGGTAATCGGGCTAAGCGACTCTGATAAGGGGATGTATGATAGAGAAAATATCAGTTATCTGCCTTTCTCAAAATTTGTTGATGCAAAATTAAATGATAAGGTGAACAAAGAGGAGAAAAGGCTCAGCTCGCTCTGGCATGTCCGCAGGAAGGAATTTATTTCTGTGGAATATGATGGAATTGACATAAGTAGATCGATAATCGGGCTTTTTGAATTTCTTTTCCTATCGAGATTTACTGAGCTTATTTTCTACATTGAGGTTTCTGAGCGTGCAATAAAAGAAAGAAAGCCGAGC includes these proteins:
- a CDS encoding UDP-N-acetylglucosamine 2-epimerase — translated: YNIFYNKIVIPEIKKRSKKDSILVIAMDFSTEERLKKAGIEFKRLSEYRLEKIEREAGQKSMDFAGSIPEKNPLLKEAVNYRGISLWDSDIIDIWESFFLGIVTNIDSLKAIIKNEKPKKILLFDSSSEFGMLAKGVALKEKIPLIDKTPLIARIKSGIIRFGGRIAIKKLGEYSCEVRRLRRIRSKRWDSSEEKAGKVVIFTNSPRTLKLTLPWAKMMKKCPVEVIGLSDSDKGMYDRENISYLPFSKFVDAKLNDKVNKEEKRLSSLWHVRRKEFISVEYDGIDISRSIIGLFEFLFLSRFTELIFYIEVSERAIKERKPSLIVLFDCWNYFSKTVISAARKNGIKTLFVQHGVISDIPLFSKTNVDAMAIYGEETRDILVRHGNSQNKIHITGSLQLDYLKARRRNSYAALEKIGINRKKKVIVFFSQPLPENEMIPAFHSLFEAAKSMPEVQLVIKLHPAESPALAERIMHETGSNAIIVKNVGLAEILGISSAAITISSTTFLDALASDKPLIVLNLAGEDTLPCVNDGAAIGVYKKENILPSIRKILYDKKTIKNLSLKRKSAVKKYAYRIDGMASKRIAELAENLALKR